The Paraburkholderia sp. SOS3 genome includes a region encoding these proteins:
- a CDS encoding methyltransferase regulatory domain-containing protein has product MTGLAHHYDNEMAYTHGYCDELNPLRARLPLLRAGFDFPVIHNACELGFGFGVSANLHAAGSTVQWYGVDADPRHAAFAQQLAHDAQTQAHLLSGRFAEFCRRDDLPDFEFIGLHGVWSWIPDEDRATVAAFIARKLKPGGVLYISYNTQPGWSAMMPVRELMHGHFMASRRHRTGGNEPHERDEPDEPDEHHTTERIRAAIAFAQKVVAARPGYAQVNPAIVERVNGLSEENPRYLAHEYFARNWHPTSFLQVAEALESSGLSYLASADYRDHVDSINLLAAQRDLLAGIDDLALREAARDLCMNRSFRRDYWVKQPRALEASERLAALRAHRVMLSAPQWAVSLKVRGGLGETALPEAVYRPILQAMADCRVTTLGAIEREVSKAGITLEQVVEAVTLLIGAGPVLNAQDEAQIQLAQVSAGRLNAVVCERAYGSHALQFLVSPVSGSGVTIPHVAQLFLLAAMRGFKEPRQWAEFAHTVLSGMAEGNGAADVPTPPTPPMPPDHDLLEKAVRFADVYVPVLKKLRMGEIVDSISTHVGVER; this is encoded by the coding sequence ATGACTGGCCTGGCTCATCACTACGATAACGAAATGGCCTATACGCATGGCTATTGCGATGAACTGAATCCGCTGCGCGCCAGGCTGCCGTTGCTTCGTGCGGGTTTCGACTTCCCGGTCATCCACAACGCGTGCGAGCTCGGGTTCGGCTTCGGCGTCAGCGCGAACCTTCATGCGGCCGGTTCAACCGTTCAGTGGTATGGCGTCGACGCCGATCCGAGGCACGCCGCTTTTGCGCAACAACTCGCGCACGATGCGCAAACGCAGGCACATCTGCTGTCCGGCCGCTTCGCCGAGTTTTGCCGCCGCGACGATCTGCCCGATTTCGAGTTCATCGGTCTGCATGGCGTATGGAGCTGGATCCCCGACGAAGACCGCGCAACCGTCGCCGCGTTTATCGCGCGGAAACTGAAACCGGGCGGCGTGCTGTATATCAGTTACAACACACAGCCCGGCTGGTCCGCGATGATGCCGGTTCGCGAACTCATGCATGGCCATTTCATGGCGAGCCGCCGGCACCGGACCGGCGGCAACGAACCGCACGAACGCGACGAACCCGACGAACCGGACGAGCACCACACCACCGAGCGGATCCGGGCGGCGATTGCGTTTGCGCAGAAGGTCGTGGCCGCGCGCCCCGGTTACGCGCAGGTCAATCCTGCGATTGTCGAACGTGTGAACGGCTTGTCGGAAGAGAATCCGCGCTACCTTGCTCACGAATACTTTGCGCGCAACTGGCATCCGACATCGTTTCTACAGGTCGCCGAGGCGCTCGAGTCGTCCGGGCTGTCTTATCTCGCATCGGCTGACTATCGCGATCACGTCGACTCGATCAATTTGCTTGCGGCCCAGCGCGACCTGCTTGCGGGCATCGACGACCTGGCGTTGCGCGAGGCGGCTCGCGATCTATGCATGAACCGGTCGTTTCGACGCGACTATTGGGTCAAGCAGCCTCGTGCGCTCGAGGCGAGCGAACGGCTCGCGGCGCTACGTGCGCATCGCGTGATGCTCTCGGCGCCGCAATGGGCGGTTTCTCTAAAGGTACGTGGCGGGCTCGGGGAAACCGCGCTGCCGGAAGCAGTCTATCGGCCCATTTTGCAGGCGATGGCGGACTGCCGCGTGACGACGCTTGGAGCGATCGAGCGCGAAGTGAGCAAAGCGGGAATTACGCTTGAACAGGTGGTCGAAGCAGTCACGCTGCTAATTGGCGCCGGCCCTGTGCTCAATGCGCAAGACGAAGCGCAGATACAACTGGCGCAGGTTTCTGCCGGGCGTTTAAACGCGGTCGTCTGCGAGCGCGCATACGGCAGCCATGCACTTCAGTTTCTCGTTAGTCCGGTATCGGGATCAGGTGTAACGATTCCGCATGTAGCGCAACTGTTTCTGTTAGCGGCGATGCGTGGCTTCAAGGAACCGCGGCAATGGGCGGAATTCGCGCATACCGTGCTGAGCGGTATGGCCGAAGGCAACGGCGCGGCAGACGTGCCCACCCCGCCGACGCCGCCCATGCCGCCTGACCACGATCTGCTCGAGAAGGCAGTCCGATTCGCCGATGTCTATGTACCCGTGCTGAAAAAGTTGCGGATGGGGGAAATTGTCGATTCCATCAGTACCCATGTCGGGGTCGAACGCTGA
- a CDS encoding YkgJ family cysteine cluster protein, with translation MTIHFGCTQCGKCCHNLKLPLSLAEAATWLRRGGDIELFCEAIPWPVEPPDTDAQAMHKRRLSFPVLCGALPIRVVVTVVASFDGACPHLQSDGRCGAYELRPRVCRIYPAEVNPFIPLTPASKACPPEAWSADKPVFLAQERLVDADTLEVINASRLAAAHDAPLKQHLCAYLGVSSAALANEGFVIYAFARDVMLEALERVERLERLGGGDAHALPASEWQFVSNRRATVDALASIEAHHAVASSLTEGHVRYMEFFASDL, from the coding sequence ATGACGATTCACTTCGGCTGTACCCAATGCGGCAAGTGCTGTCACAACCTCAAGCTTCCGCTAAGCCTCGCGGAAGCCGCGACATGGCTGCGGCGCGGCGGCGATATCGAGCTGTTCTGCGAAGCGATTCCGTGGCCCGTCGAGCCGCCCGACACCGACGCGCAGGCGATGCACAAACGCAGGCTCTCATTTCCTGTCCTGTGCGGCGCGTTGCCTATCCGTGTGGTCGTTACCGTCGTGGCCAGCTTCGACGGCGCGTGCCCGCATTTGCAATCTGATGGACGATGCGGCGCCTACGAACTGCGGCCGCGCGTATGCCGCATCTACCCGGCCGAGGTCAACCCTTTCATTCCGTTGACCCCCGCGTCGAAGGCCTGTCCACCTGAAGCATGGAGCGCCGACAAGCCCGTGTTCCTTGCACAGGAACGCCTGGTCGATGCGGATACGCTCGAGGTGATCAACGCATCGAGACTGGCCGCTGCGCATGACGCGCCGCTCAAGCAGCACCTGTGTGCCTATCTCGGCGTGTCGAGTGCGGCGCTCGCTAACGAAGGGTTCGTCATTTACGCGTTCGCGCGCGATGTGATGCTCGAGGCGCTCGAGCGCGTTGAACGCCTCGAACGCCTTGGAGGCGGCGACGCGCATGCGTTGCCCGCCTCGGAATGGCAATTCGTTTCCAACCGTCGCGCGACCGTAGATGCGCTCGCGTCGATCGAAGCCCATCACGCTGTTGCGTCGTCTTTAACGGAAGGGCATGTGCGCTACATGGAGTTCTTCGCGTCGGACCTATGA
- a CDS encoding sigma-70 family RNA polymerase sigma factor, with protein sequence MVTSTDASQQNAVEHALRSLLKRSFDGDGAAYRAFLDALALHLHAYLRRRLYPLLDDVDDIVQEIMLAVHDARATYRWNEPLTAWVYAIARYKLTDYWRAKSRWAALHQMLDTGYEVHGTSDTERADAKRDIETMLKRLPRKQQVLIVWIKLQGFSVIEAAQLTGWSQAAIKASLHRGMKSLTRRMDASRAPSATSAS encoded by the coding sequence ATGGTCACATCCACTGATGCCTCGCAACAAAACGCGGTCGAGCATGCGCTCCGGTCACTGCTGAAGCGATCGTTCGATGGCGATGGCGCCGCGTATCGCGCATTTCTCGATGCGCTGGCGCTTCATTTGCACGCTTACCTGCGCCGGCGCCTCTACCCGCTTCTCGACGACGTCGACGACATCGTCCAGGAGATCATGCTTGCCGTTCACGATGCGCGCGCAACGTATCGATGGAACGAACCGCTCACGGCATGGGTGTACGCGATTGCGCGCTACAAGCTTACGGACTACTGGCGCGCGAAATCGCGTTGGGCCGCGCTGCATCAAATGCTGGATACGGGTTACGAAGTCCACGGCACGTCGGACACCGAACGCGCCGACGCAAAGCGCGATATCGAAACCATGCTGAAGCGACTGCCGCGCAAGCAGCAGGTGTTGATCGTGTGGATCAAACTGCAAGGCTTCTCGGTCATCGAGGCCGCGCAACTGACGGGCTGGTCGCAAGCCGCTATCAAGGCCAGCCTCCACCGCGGCATGAAAAGCCTGACAAGACGAATGGACGCATCGCGCGCGCCGTCGGCAACGAGCGCGTCATAG